In one window of Nocardiopsis aegyptia DNA:
- a CDS encoding rhamnogalacturonan lyase has product MILTGATTAASASTAPGAPAQPGRGGPPVQLEELDRGLVAVAAEDGVFLSWRLLAHEVTGHTATGLEGPDFHVYRDGTRIATVTDSTNVLDPDGGADSEYRVAAVVDGDEQEPSATASPWAEGHLDLPLDRPEGGTTPAGEEYEYRANDVSVGDVTGDGSYEYVVKWDPTNSKDVSQVGYTGNTYIDTYTLDGTLLHRIDLGVNIRSGAHYTQFLVYDLDGDGRSELMFKTAPGTRSLTYGPDGEVVSEEYVTMPRADVRAGHTHQDDYRMSADDYYEHVVGMFQEWHEHPEVSAGNWPATLEEAFGLEPAYDYPLSRADAEALADHFMDEYAPERSGRNRLREFEGFVVDGPEYLTVFDGATGAELDTVRYTPARGDDGLLWGDYAMSRIEPGNRVDRFLAGVAYLDGHSPSAVFARGYYTRAAVTAYDWNGRQITQRWSADSGHAPMDNPFNDSPHGVEGTDPEYGTLTTQGFHSLSTADVDGDGHQEIVYGGATLDHDGSLLYSSYDELPPGSAEPGEQAKLGHGDALHVGVFDPSREGTQIWSVHEGGRWAPYGFAMRDAATGEVLFGGYTGVDTGRGMVGDIDPDHPGYEVWSSMPPGDDVEAGLWTADGRYLGTDTPGTNMSIRWAADMTTQIVNGSDATNPATPTIDDRRRGTLLTAEGTRTNNGTKGNPALVADVFGDWREELLVRTEDSSALRVYSSTEVTDRKLHTLMHDPQYRTGIAWQQTAYNQPAYPGFYLGSDTDWSTVEVVRPRYPRR; this is encoded by the coding sequence TTGATCCTCACCGGCGCCACCACCGCCGCCTCGGCGTCGACCGCCCCCGGCGCACCCGCCCAGCCCGGCCGGGGCGGCCCCCCGGTCCAGCTCGAAGAGCTCGACCGGGGCCTGGTCGCCGTCGCCGCCGAGGACGGCGTCTTCCTCAGCTGGCGCCTGCTCGCCCACGAGGTCACCGGTCACACCGCGACCGGCCTGGAGGGCCCGGACTTCCACGTGTACCGCGACGGCACCCGCATCGCGACCGTCACCGACAGCACCAACGTCCTCGACCCCGACGGCGGCGCCGACTCCGAGTACCGGGTCGCGGCGGTCGTGGACGGGGACGAGCAGGAGCCCTCGGCCACGGCCTCCCCCTGGGCGGAGGGCCACCTCGACCTGCCGCTCGACAGGCCCGAGGGCGGCACGACCCCCGCCGGCGAGGAGTACGAGTACCGCGCCAACGACGTCTCCGTCGGCGACGTCACCGGCGACGGCTCCTATGAGTACGTCGTCAAGTGGGACCCGACCAACTCCAAGGACGTCTCCCAGGTCGGCTACACCGGCAACACCTACATCGACACCTACACGCTCGACGGCACGCTGCTCCACCGGATCGACCTGGGCGTCAACATCCGCTCGGGCGCCCACTACACGCAGTTCCTCGTCTACGACCTCGACGGCGACGGGCGCTCGGAGCTGATGTTCAAGACCGCGCCCGGCACGCGCTCCCTGACCTACGGCCCCGACGGCGAGGTCGTCTCCGAGGAGTACGTGACCATGCCCAGGGCGGACGTCCGGGCGGGCCACACGCACCAGGACGACTACCGGATGAGCGCCGACGACTACTATGAGCACGTCGTCGGGATGTTCCAGGAGTGGCACGAGCACCCCGAGGTGAGCGCCGGGAACTGGCCCGCGACCCTGGAGGAGGCGTTCGGCCTCGAACCGGCCTACGACTACCCCCTCTCACGCGCCGACGCCGAGGCCCTCGCCGACCACTTCATGGACGAGTACGCCCCCGAGCGCAGCGGGCGCAACCGGCTGCGCGAGTTCGAGGGCTTCGTCGTGGACGGCCCCGAGTACCTCACCGTGTTCGACGGCGCCACCGGCGCGGAGCTGGACACCGTCCGCTACACGCCCGCGCGCGGCGACGACGGCCTCCTGTGGGGCGACTACGCGATGAGCCGCATCGAGCCGGGCAACCGCGTCGACCGCTTCCTGGCCGGCGTGGCCTACCTGGACGGGCACAGCCCCTCCGCCGTCTTCGCCCGCGGCTACTACACGCGCGCGGCCGTGACGGCCTACGACTGGAACGGCCGCCAGATCACCCAGCGGTGGAGCGCCGACAGCGGGCACGCGCCGATGGACAACCCGTTCAACGACTCCCCGCACGGGGTGGAGGGCACCGATCCCGAGTACGGCACGCTCACCACGCAGGGCTTCCACTCGCTCAGCACCGCCGACGTCGACGGGGACGGCCACCAGGAGATCGTCTACGGCGGCGCAACCCTGGACCACGACGGTTCGCTGCTGTACTCCTCCTACGACGAACTCCCGCCTGGCAGCGCGGAGCCCGGGGAACAGGCCAAGCTCGGCCACGGCGACGCCCTTCACGTGGGCGTGTTCGACCCCAGCCGCGAGGGCACGCAGATCTGGTCGGTGCACGAGGGCGGCCGGTGGGCGCCGTACGGGTTCGCGATGCGCGACGCCGCCACCGGCGAGGTCCTCTTCGGCGGGTACACCGGCGTGGACACCGGGCGCGGGATGGTCGGCGACATCGACCCCGACCACCCCGGTTACGAGGTGTGGTCCTCGATGCCGCCCGGGGACGACGTCGAGGCGGGGCTGTGGACCGCCGACGGCCGGTACCTGGGCACCGACACCCCGGGCACGAACATGAGCATCCGCTGGGCGGCCGACATGACCACCCAGATCGTCAACGGGTCGGACGCCACGAACCCGGCCACCCCGACCATCGACGACCGGCGGCGCGGGACGCTGCTGACCGCCGAGGGCACGCGGACCAATAACGGCACCAAGGGCAACCCGGCCCTGGTCGCCGACGTGTTCGGCGACTGGCGCGAGGAGCTGCTGGTGCGCACCGAGGACAGCTCGGCGCTGCGGGTGTACTCCTCGACCGAGGTGACCGACCGCAAGCTGCACACCCTCATGCACGACCCGCAGTACCGGACCGGCATCGCCTGGCAGCAGACGGCGTACAACCAGCCGGCCTACCCGGGCTTCTATCTGGGGTCGGACACCGACTGGTCGACCGTGGAGGTGGTGAGGCCGCGGTACCCCCGGCGCTGA
- a CDS encoding cyclophilin-like family protein, protein MWAWGEEVYFGVQAGREDGATDAVEPGTVCYWLAGVALALPFGPTPLSQRAESRLASAANVLGRVDGDHRALAAVRDGDTVRVDRA, encoded by the coding sequence GTGTGGGCATGGGGCGAGGAGGTCTACTTCGGCGTCCAGGCCGGCCGGGAGGACGGCGCCACCGACGCCGTCGAACCGGGCACGGTCTGCTACTGGCTCGCCGGGGTCGCCCTCGCCCTGCCGTTCGGGCCCACGCCCCTGTCCCAAAGGGCGGAGAGCAGGCTCGCCAGTGCCGCGAATGTGCTCGGCCGCGTCGACGGCGACCACCGCGCGCTGGCCGCCGTCCGCGACGGCGACACCGTCCGGGTCGACCGCGCCTAG
- a CDS encoding SCO6745 family protein — protein MPRIDTVHDEVTPAAARRAWAHVEPYHSMIYFAPEASEAYADLGLKGWAQYFAPRAAALGAASPEVVTAAFFNFHPDAVRSALPGAWEVASPEQVLAARLSAADAALRRILGAAVESPEVERAAELARRAAEAAADDVAGRPLYAAHAALPWPEEPHLVLWHAQTLLREYRGDGHVAALLTAGLSGLDALVTHAAAGEGMPAEKLRTTRKWSQEEWDTAADGLRESGWLAEGPELALTSVGAQRRARIEEITDGLALAPYAVLGTEGCAELAELGRPLAKPLVQELMPWATKRMK, from the coding sequence ATGCCCCGGATCGACACGGTCCACGACGAGGTCACCCCCGCCGCCGCCCGCCGGGCGTGGGCTCACGTCGAGCCCTACCACAGCATGATCTACTTCGCCCCGGAGGCGTCCGAGGCCTACGCGGACCTGGGGCTGAAGGGCTGGGCCCAGTACTTCGCCCCCCGCGCCGCCGCGCTGGGCGCGGCCTCGCCCGAGGTCGTCACCGCGGCCTTCTTCAACTTCCACCCGGACGCGGTCCGCTCCGCCCTCCCCGGTGCCTGGGAGGTGGCCTCGCCCGAACAGGTGCTGGCCGCCCGCCTGTCCGCCGCCGACGCCGCGCTGCGCCGGATCCTGGGCGCGGCCGTGGAGTCGCCCGAGGTCGAGCGCGCCGCCGAGCTGGCCCGCCGCGCCGCCGAGGCGGCGGCCGACGACGTCGCCGGGCGCCCGCTCTACGCCGCGCACGCGGCCCTGCCCTGGCCCGAGGAACCCCACCTCGTGCTGTGGCACGCCCAGACGCTGTTGCGCGAGTACCGCGGGGACGGTCACGTCGCCGCGCTGCTCACCGCCGGGCTGAGCGGGCTCGACGCGCTGGTCACGCACGCGGCGGCGGGTGAGGGGATGCCCGCGGAGAAGCTCCGTACCACCCGCAAGTGGTCGCAGGAGGAGTGGGACACGGCCGCTGACGGGCTGCGGGAGAGCGGCTGGCTGGCCGAGGGGCCCGAACTGGCGCTGACCTCGGTGGGCGCCCAGCGGCGCGCCCGGATCGAGGAGATCACCGACGGGCTGGCGCTGGCCCCCTACGCCGTTCTGGGCACAGAGGGCTGCGCCGAACTGGCCGAGCTGGGCCGCCCGCTGGCGAAGCCGCTGGTCCAGGAACTGATGCCGTGGGCGACCAAGCGGATGAAGTAG
- a CDS encoding glycoside hydrolase family 13 protein, whose protein sequence is MTHSTASPATGGEWWRNAAVYQIYIRSFADGNGDGVGDVAGLRARLPYLRDLGVDAVWINPWYESPMADGGYDVADFRRIDPVLGTGEEGAAFVAEAHEHGLRVILDIVPNHVSDRHAWFRAALASGPGSPERERFLFRDGRGPGGDEPPNGWRAAFGGPAWTRTTDPDGTPGQWYLHLFAPEQPDLNWDHPQVRAEFESILRFWFDQGVDGFRIDVAHGLVKHPDLPDFAVHEHDQHLTADGGEHPHADRDGVHDIYRAWRAIADEYEGDRVFAAEAWVSDPARLARYLRPDELHTAFNFHYLEAPWRAKAMRAAIDDSFAALGPIGAPATWVLSNHDVVRHVSRFGRPGHAQGKSLGMVRDTPVDLELGTRRARAAALLTLGLPGSAYLYQGEELGLWEVEDLPPEVLQDPTWERSGHTDPGRDGCRVPLPWSGQEPPFGFGGARPWLPQPAAWRDLTVEHEDARPDSMLNLYRAALRIRRTEPGLAGAEMAWVDAPEGVLAFERGDGVRCVVNFADEPHPLPEGAEVLLSSAPVEGGRLPGDAAVWLRLR, encoded by the coding sequence ATGACCCACAGCACCGCGTCCCCGGCCACGGGCGGGGAGTGGTGGCGCAACGCCGCCGTCTACCAGATCTACATCCGCAGCTTCGCCGACGGGAACGGTGACGGCGTCGGTGACGTGGCGGGCCTGCGTGCCCGCCTGCCCTACCTGCGCGACCTCGGCGTGGACGCCGTGTGGATCAACCCCTGGTACGAGTCGCCCATGGCCGACGGCGGGTACGACGTCGCCGACTTCCGCCGGATCGATCCCGTCCTGGGCACCGGTGAGGAGGGCGCCGCGTTCGTCGCGGAGGCGCACGAGCACGGCCTCCGCGTCATCCTCGACATCGTGCCCAACCACGTGTCGGACCGGCACGCCTGGTTCCGGGCGGCGCTCGCGTCCGGGCCGGGATCGCCCGAACGGGAGCGGTTCCTGTTCCGCGACGGCCGGGGCCCGGGGGGCGACGAGCCGCCCAACGGCTGGCGCGCGGCCTTCGGCGGACCGGCCTGGACGCGCACGACCGACCCCGACGGCACGCCGGGGCAGTGGTACCTGCACCTGTTCGCGCCCGAGCAGCCCGACCTGAACTGGGACCACCCGCAGGTGCGCGCCGAGTTCGAGTCCATCCTGCGCTTCTGGTTCGACCAGGGGGTGGACGGCTTCCGCATCGACGTCGCCCACGGGCTGGTCAAGCACCCGGACCTGCCCGACTTCGCGGTCCACGAGCACGACCAGCACCTGACCGCGGACGGCGGCGAGCACCCGCACGCCGACCGCGACGGCGTGCACGACATCTACCGCGCCTGGCGGGCGATCGCCGACGAGTACGAGGGCGACCGGGTGTTCGCGGCCGAGGCGTGGGTGTCCGACCCGGCGCGCCTGGCGCGCTACCTGCGGCCCGACGAACTGCACACGGCGTTCAACTTCCACTACCTGGAGGCCCCCTGGAGGGCCAAGGCGATGCGCGCGGCGATCGACGACTCCTTCGCCGCGCTGGGGCCGATCGGAGCCCCGGCGACATGGGTGCTCTCCAACCACGACGTGGTGCGCCACGTGTCGCGGTTCGGCCGTCCGGGCCACGCCCAGGGCAAGAGCCTGGGGATGGTCCGGGACACCCCGGTGGACCTGGAGCTCGGCACCCGGCGGGCGCGGGCGGCGGCGCTGCTCACGCTGGGCCTGCCCGGCAGCGCGTACCTGTACCAGGGGGAGGAACTGGGGCTGTGGGAGGTGGAGGACCTGCCGCCGGAGGTGTTGCAGGACCCCACGTGGGAGCGGTCCGGGCACACCGACCCGGGCCGTGACGGCTGCCGGGTGCCGCTGCCGTGGTCGGGGCAGGAACCGCCGTTCGGGTTCGGTGGGGCACGGCCGTGGCTGCCGCAGCCCGCCGCCTGGCGCGATCTGACCGTGGAGCACGAGGACGCGCGGCCGGACTCGATGCTGAACCTGTACCGGGCGGCACTGCGGATCCGGCGGACGGAGCCCGGGCTGGCCGGCGCGGAGATGGCGTGGGTGGACGCGCCGGAGGGCGTGCTCGCCTTCGAGCGCGGCGACGGCGTCCGGTGCGTGGTCAACTTCGCCGACGAGCCGCACCCGTTGCCGGAGGGCGCCGAGGTGCTGTTGTCCAGCGCTCCCGTCGAGGGCGGCCGTCTGCCCGGCGACGCCGCGGTGTGGCTGCGCCTGCGGTGA
- a CDS encoding DUF5988 family protein → MGTEGKALLEGGPDELQERIVSVDRPGDELKLPFHNGYEHFVPTPRQAHTSEGRVPVYGWTERTEMAG, encoded by the coding sequence ATGGGTACCGAAGGCAAGGCACTGCTGGAGGGCGGACCCGACGAGCTCCAGGAGCGGATCGTGTCCGTCGACCGTCCCGGCGACGAGCTGAAGCTGCCGTTCCACAACGGGTACGAGCACTTCGTCCCGACACCGAGACAGGCGCACACGTCCGAGGGGCGGGTGCCCGTCTACGGGTGGACCGAGCGGACCGAGATGGCGGGCTGA
- a CDS encoding SDR family NAD(P)-dependent oxidoreductase — MSEHYGKHAIVTGATGGIGEAIVRSLAATGMAVTMVGRDHGRLAGASARVEAAVPGADLRHALADLSLTADVHALAERLAEGDRPDVVISNAAVSCPVGDRTPEGLQRTLATNHLAPYVLLRVLGRALDRGPARFVVVGASPTGLARVPVDLDDLHLTRPRKLGPIPSLRPFVAYGRTKNMNTMFLLSLAERLSGTGITVNGAHPGIISGTGLGREARGVERFLGTVLELNPWRRGPGSGADTPVWLATSPDVAGRTGGFYVDRTAVPTPGHTVDAARRRRLWEESARLVGMQP, encoded by the coding sequence ATGAGCGAGCACTACGGGAAGCACGCCATCGTCACCGGGGCCACGGGAGGCATCGGCGAGGCGATCGTCCGCTCGCTCGCCGCCACCGGGATGGCGGTGACCATGGTCGGCCGCGACCACGGACGACTGGCCGGGGCGTCCGCCCGGGTCGAGGCGGCCGTCCCCGGGGCGGACCTGCGCCACGCCCTCGCCGACCTCTCGCTGACCGCCGACGTACACGCACTCGCCGAGCGGTTGGCGGAGGGCGACCGGCCCGACGTCGTCATCAGCAACGCGGCCGTGTCCTGTCCGGTCGGCGACCGTACCCCCGAGGGACTCCAGCGCACGCTGGCCACCAACCACCTGGCCCCCTACGTCCTCCTGCGGGTCCTGGGCCGCGCGCTGGACCGGGGTCCCGCGCGGTTCGTCGTCGTGGGCGCCTCCCCCACCGGTCTGGCCCGGGTACCGGTGGACCTGGACGACCTCCACCTGACCCGGCCACGGAAGCTGGGCCCGATCCCGAGTCTGCGTCCGTTCGTGGCCTACGGCCGGACCAAGAACATGAACACGATGTTCCTCCTCTCGCTGGCCGAGCGGCTGTCGGGCACCGGGATCACGGTCAACGGCGCCCATCCCGGGATCATCTCCGGCACAGGGCTGGGACGCGAGGCCCGAGGCGTGGAGCGGTTCCTCGGCACCGTCCTGGAACTCAATCCGTGGCGCCGGGGACCCGGCTCGGGCGCCGACACCCCGGTCTGGCTGGCCACGTCCCCGGACGTGGCGGGGCGCACCGGCGGCTTCTACGTCGACCGCACCGCGGTCCCGACCCCCGGGCACACCGTGGACGCCGCGCGCCGGCGGCGGCTGTGGGAGGAGAGCGCCCGTCTGGTGGGCATGCAGCCGTGA
- a CDS encoding PhzF family phenazine biosynthesis isomerase: MDTSTTQILRYTAFTADPSGGNPAGVVLDAAELDDDAMLTVAADLGYSETAFVTARDERRRRFTVRYFSPLAEVDFCGHATVATAVALAERLGAGPLVFDTAVGEVPVDTATDTGEATRATLTSVPTTSRPAGAAELDATLTALGWHPTDLDPALPPRVAFGGVHHLVLAAKTRERLADLDYDFDALGAHMRRAGWATLQLVWRESPDLFHARDPFPVGGVVEDPATGAAAAALGGYLRDLGLVAEPTVVTVRQGEDMGRPSTLTVALDPDDARVRVSGHAVPFPS, translated from the coding sequence ATGGACACCAGCACGACGCAGATCCTGCGCTACACCGCCTTCACCGCGGACCCGTCCGGCGGCAACCCCGCCGGCGTCGTCCTGGACGCCGCGGAGCTCGACGACGACGCGATGCTCACCGTCGCGGCGGACCTGGGCTACTCCGAGACCGCCTTCGTCACCGCGCGGGACGAGCGGCGGCGGCGCTTCACGGTGCGCTACTTCAGCCCGCTGGCCGAGGTGGACTTCTGCGGACACGCGACCGTGGCCACGGCGGTGGCGCTGGCCGAGCGCCTGGGCGCCGGCCCGCTGGTCTTCGACACCGCGGTCGGAGAGGTGCCGGTCGACACCGCGACCGACACGGGCGAGGCGACGCGGGCGACGCTGACCAGTGTCCCGACGACGTCACGCCCGGCCGGGGCGGCCGAACTGGACGCGACACTGACCGCCCTGGGGTGGCACCCGACGGACCTCGACCCCGCGCTGCCGCCCCGGGTCGCCTTCGGCGGGGTGCACCACCTCGTCCTGGCCGCCAAGACCCGGGAGCGCCTGGCCGATCTGGACTACGACTTCGACGCGCTCGGCGCGCACATGCGCCGCGCCGGGTGGGCGACGCTGCAACTGGTGTGGCGCGAGAGCCCGGACCTGTTCCATGCCCGCGACCCCTTCCCCGTGGGCGGCGTCGTGGAGGACCCGGCCACCGGTGCCGCCGCTGCCGCGCTCGGCGGATACCTGCGCGACCTGGGCCTGGTCGCGGAGCCGACGGTGGTCACGGTCCGCCAGGGCGAGGACATGGGCCGTCCCAGCACCCTGACGGTGGCGCTCGACCCCGACGACGCCCGGGTACGGGTGTCCGGCCACGCGGTCCCGTTCCCGTCCTGA
- a CDS encoding LysR family transcriptional regulator has protein sequence MDTRLLRTFTALARTENFTAAAEELHVAQSTVTVHIRDLEKELGTRLFDRLPRGARLTSHGHRLLARAEEVLDAEARLRAAADDGAPLSGRIVVGAGETLCSSLLPGVVADLRAAEPGIDVQIHAAGTAEAVEGLRSGRVDVALLLEEEAGAPDVAAQAVTRLPLVLVAAPGHPLAALDRPVTPTDLAATEVFLLEEGCSYSDALAHELSALPGERPRTTRFGSAEAARTCVAAGLGVALLPGVAVDQALADRRLTVLDGPGAPDVAVLIARHRARWTSPAAHAVTDALERGLRRGAAGRGLVLTRA, from the coding sequence ATGGACACCCGTCTGCTGCGCACCTTCACCGCGCTGGCCCGTACCGAGAACTTCACCGCCGCGGCGGAGGAGCTGCACGTGGCCCAGTCCACGGTCACCGTGCACATCCGCGACCTGGAGAAGGAGCTGGGCACCCGGCTCTTCGACCGCCTGCCGCGCGGTGCCCGCCTGACCTCGCACGGGCACCGGCTGCTGGCCCGGGCCGAGGAGGTGCTCGACGCGGAGGCGCGGCTGCGCGCGGCCGCCGACGACGGTGCGCCGCTCAGCGGCCGGATCGTCGTCGGCGCCGGGGAGACGCTGTGCTCCTCGCTGCTGCCCGGGGTGGTCGCCGACCTGCGGGCCGCCGAACCGGGGATCGACGTCCAGATCCACGCCGCGGGCACGGCCGAGGCCGTCGAGGGCCTGCGCTCGGGGCGCGTGGACGTGGCACTGCTGCTGGAGGAGGAGGCGGGCGCGCCGGACGTGGCCGCACAGGCCGTGACCCGGCTGCCGCTGGTGCTGGTGGCCGCGCCCGGCCATCCGCTGGCCGCCCTCGACCGCCCGGTGACGCCGACCGACCTGGCCGCGACCGAGGTCTTCCTGCTGGAGGAGGGCTGCTCCTACAGCGACGCGCTCGCGCACGAGCTCTCCGCGCTTCCGGGAGAGCGGCCCCGGACCACCCGGTTCGGCAGTGCCGAGGCCGCCCGGACGTGTGTGGCGGCCGGCCTCGGTGTCGCCCTGCTGCCCGGGGTCGCGGTCGACCAGGCCCTGGCCGACCGCCGCCTGACCGTCCTCGACGGGCCCGGGGCGCCCGATGTCGCGGTGCTGATCGCCCGTCACCGGGCACGGTGGACCTCCCCGGCGGCGCACGCCGTCACCGACGCCCTGGAGCGCGGACTGCGCCGGGGCGCCGCCGGGAGAGGCCTCGTTCTCACGCGTGCCTGA
- a CDS encoding NADP-dependent oxidoreductase, with amino-acid sequence MPVTSREWQLAARPVGEPRDSDVAFTESAVSDPAPGQVLVRNDWLSVDPYMRGRMDEGESYIPPFELGEAMTGSAVGTVVASGSDEVPVGTTVSHFRGWREYALLDAEGLQVVDTDLAPAQAYLGVLGTTGLTAYATLVEVSPVREGDVVFVSGAAGAVGSVAGQIARHLGASRVIGSAGGPEKGRRLVEDFGFDAAIDYREGDLPGQLAEAAPEGIDVYLDNVGGDHLEAALAVMNLRGRVGMVGAISVYNATEAPAGPRTLPLAIGRRITLRGMNVADHYHLVPEFVGRAATWLADGSLRAEETVVEGIENAFEAFTSMMRGANTGKMLVRLRHA; translated from the coding sequence ATGCCCGTCACCAGCCGCGAATGGCAGCTGGCCGCCCGCCCCGTCGGCGAGCCCCGCGACAGCGATGTCGCCTTCACCGAGTCGGCGGTGTCCGACCCGGCTCCGGGCCAGGTCCTGGTCCGCAACGACTGGCTGTCGGTCGACCCGTACATGCGCGGGCGGATGGACGAGGGGGAGTCCTACATCCCGCCGTTCGAACTCGGTGAGGCGATGACCGGCAGTGCCGTGGGCACCGTCGTCGCCTCCGGGTCCGACGAGGTGCCCGTCGGCACGACCGTCAGCCACTTCCGGGGCTGGCGCGAGTACGCCCTGCTGGACGCCGAGGGCCTCCAGGTCGTGGACACGGACCTGGCACCCGCCCAGGCCTACCTGGGCGTGCTGGGCACCACCGGCCTGACCGCCTACGCCACGCTCGTGGAGGTATCCCCCGTCCGCGAGGGCGACGTGGTGTTCGTGTCGGGCGCGGCCGGGGCGGTGGGCTCGGTCGCCGGGCAGATCGCCCGGCACCTCGGCGCGTCCAGGGTCATCGGCTCGGCCGGCGGCCCGGAGAAGGGGCGGCGGCTCGTCGAGGACTTCGGCTTCGACGCCGCCATCGACTACCGCGAGGGGGACCTGCCGGGACAGCTCGCCGAGGCCGCGCCCGAGGGCATCGACGTCTACCTCGACAACGTCGGCGGCGACCACCTGGAGGCCGCGCTGGCCGTGATGAACCTGCGCGGGCGCGTAGGCATGGTCGGGGCGATCTCGGTCTACAACGCCACCGAGGCGCCGGCCGGGCCGCGGACGCTGCCGCTGGCCATCGGCAGGCGCATCACCCTGCGCGGCATGAACGTGGCCGACCACTACCACCTGGTGCCGGAATTCGTCGGCCGGGCCGCGACCTGGCTGGCCGACGGCTCCCTGCGCGCCGAGGAGACCGTCGTCGAGGGCATCGAGAACGCGTTCGAGGCCTTCACGTCGATGATGCGCGGCGCCAACACCGGCAAGATGCTCGTCCGGCTCAGGCACGCGTGA
- a CDS encoding type 1 glutamine amidotransferase domain-containing protein, producing MAKILFVMTGSDHWTLADGTAHPTGFWAEEAVAPYRKLTAAGHEVTVATPGGVVPPVDRGSLSPDANGGEEGAKEVAAALESTEELRRPVRLEDVDLADYAAVFYPGGHGPMEDLAVDSGSGALLTAALASGKPLGVVCHAPAALLAADDGDGGSPFAGYRLTGFTNAEEAQAGLADRAEWLLQDRLVGIGADFVEGEPWAPHVVVDRNLVTGQNPASSGPLADELIRLLG from the coding sequence ATGGCCAAGATCCTGTTCGTCATGACCGGCTCCGACCACTGGACGCTGGCCGACGGCACCGCGCACCCCACCGGCTTCTGGGCGGAGGAGGCCGTCGCCCCCTACCGGAAGCTCACCGCCGCCGGTCACGAGGTCACCGTGGCCACCCCCGGCGGCGTCGTACCGCCCGTGGACCGGGGCAGCCTCTCCCCCGACGCCAACGGCGGGGAGGAGGGCGCCAAGGAGGTCGCCGCCGCACTGGAGTCGACGGAGGAGCTCCGCCGCCCCGTCCGTCTGGAAGACGTCGACCTGGCCGACTACGCGGCGGTCTTCTACCCCGGAGGCCACGGCCCGATGGAGGACCTCGCGGTCGACTCCGGGTCCGGCGCCCTGCTCACCGCCGCCCTGGCCTCCGGCAAACCGCTGGGCGTGGTCTGCCACGCACCGGCCGCCCTGCTGGCCGCGGACGACGGCGACGGCGGCTCGCCGTTCGCGGGCTACCGGCTGACGGGCTTCACCAACGCCGAGGAGGCCCAGGCGGGCCTGGCCGACCGGGCCGAGTGGCTGCTCCAGGACCGGCTGGTCGGGATCGGTGCCGACTTCGTCGAGGGCGAGCCCTGGGCACCGCACGTCGTCGTCGACCGCAACCTGGTCACCGGACAGAACCCGGCCTCGTCCGGTCCGCTCGCCGACGAGCTGATCCGACTGCTGGGCTGA
- a CDS encoding MerR family transcriptional regulator: MTDARPRPDQGLYTISVAAGLAGVSVQSLRLYEQRGLLSPARTKGGTRLYSDNDIARLRRISELLGQGVNLTGIEQILDLQDENSRLRRTDAAGD; the protein is encoded by the coding sequence GGGCCTGTACACCATCTCCGTGGCCGCCGGGCTCGCCGGCGTGTCCGTGCAGTCCCTGCGCCTGTACGAACAGCGCGGTCTGCTCTCCCCCGCACGCACCAAGGGCGGGACCCGCCTGTACAGCGACAACGACATCGCGCGCCTGCGGCGGATCAGCGAACTCCTCGGACAGGGCGTCAACCTCACCGGCATCGAACAGATCCTCGACCTCCAGGACGAGAACAGCCGGCTGCGCCGCACGGACGCCGCGGGGGACTGA